In one Candidatus Nitronereus thalassa genomic region, the following are encoded:
- a CDS encoding 4Fe-4S dicluster domain-containing protein yields MASYLEVTQLPMTTENENTVDQEHAQEPKMVTVEIDGKAHQVPAGITLMKALWYAGHEVTRGAGCLGGFCGACGTYYRTKDDPKVKTCLACSHAVEDGMSFSFAPPFPARKAVYDLNTLENPKQDLFELYPEAPLCRNCNACTEACPQGIDVREGVWKAVFGDFKAVSETFMDCVMCGLCAPVCIADIAPSLVGVYASRAYGVREMEKPAGLADRIKAIEEGQYKEDWDRVLKMSDDELQQASANIK; encoded by the coding sequence GTGGCTTCCTACTTGGAAGTCACCCAATTGCCTATGACCACTGAAAACGAAAATACGGTCGATCAAGAGCATGCCCAAGAACCGAAGATGGTGACTGTGGAAATCGATGGGAAGGCCCATCAAGTTCCCGCAGGGATTACGCTGATGAAGGCGCTGTGGTATGCGGGCCATGAGGTCACTCGTGGCGCAGGATGCCTAGGTGGTTTTTGTGGCGCATGTGGAACTTACTATCGAACCAAGGATGACCCGAAAGTCAAAACCTGCCTCGCCTGTTCCCATGCCGTGGAAGATGGCATGTCTTTTTCGTTTGCTCCGCCGTTTCCCGCGCGGAAGGCCGTTTACGATCTCAATACCCTCGAAAATCCTAAACAAGATTTGTTTGAGTTGTATCCCGAGGCGCCTTTATGCCGGAATTGTAATGCCTGCACAGAGGCTTGTCCGCAAGGCATCGATGTGAGAGAAGGCGTGTGGAAAGCCGTTTTTGGTGATTTTAAGGCGGTGTCGGAAACGTTTATGGATTGTGTGATGTGCGGCCTGTGCGCGCCGGTCTGTATTGCCGATATTGCGCCGAGCTTGGTCGGCGTCTATGCCAGTCGAGCCTATGGTGTGCGAGAAATGGAAAAGCCCGCGGGCCTTGCTGATCGAATTAAGGCCATAGAAGAGGGACAATACAAAGAAGATTGGGACCGCGTCTTGAAAATGTCCGATGACGAATTGCAGCAAGCCTCCGCGAATATTAAATAG
- a CDS encoding aconitate hydratase, giving the protein MSIDLVKNLYAKMPAAIDAARKKFGRGLTLAEKILVSHADDLNTQAWDRGKAMLALRPDRVAMQDATAQMAMLQFIQAGKKKAAVPSTIHCDHLIRAEMGSEKDLMIANQENREVYNFLASAAKKYGIGFWKPGAGIIHQVVLENYAFPGGLIIGTDSHTPNGGGLGMLAIGVGGADAGEVMAGLPWEVLHPKLIGVKLTGKLSGWASPKDVILYICGKLTVKGGTNKIVEYFGPGAETISATGKGTITNMGAELGATTSVFPFDQKMVDYLKITEREDIAKLAQANKELLVADPEVYANPEKYFDEIVEIDLSALEPHVVGPHSPDLARPISKLAAEAKEKGYPVELKATLLGSCTNSSYEDIGRAAHIAQQGLKAGLKAKTAFLISPGSERIFHTMKRDGFMKTFEDLGATVLANACGPCIGQWKRADGVKGKADSIVSTFNRNFPGRNDGIAETLSFLASPELVAAYALTGNLGFDPIHDTIKTADGKDIKLDPPQGEELPAKGFAKGEEGFVAPAENGEGLEVDLPPTSERLQLLQPFPKWDGKDFVKLPLLIKTKGKTTTDHISPAGPWLKFRGHLDKISDNMFLGANNAFASEAGKANNVLTGESGLTPAQVARDYKSKGIGSFVVGDENYGEGSSREHAAMSPRFLGVLAVLVKSFARIHETNLKKQGILPMTFANPSDYDQIEQEDRISVTGLASLAPGKPVSVVIHKKDGKEITIQANHSMTEPQITWFKAGSALNALN; this is encoded by the coding sequence ATGTCGATTGATTTAGTCAAAAATTTATACGCAAAAATGCCAGCGGCCATTGACGCCGCTCGGAAAAAATTTGGTCGAGGTTTAACGCTCGCTGAAAAAATCCTGGTGTCCCATGCTGATGATTTGAATACTCAAGCCTGGGACCGAGGCAAGGCCATGTTGGCCCTTCGGCCTGATCGCGTGGCCATGCAAGATGCTACGGCCCAAATGGCTATGTTGCAGTTCATTCAAGCCGGCAAAAAGAAGGCCGCTGTGCCGAGTACGATTCATTGCGATCACCTCATTCGGGCGGAAATGGGTTCTGAAAAAGATCTCATGATTGCCAACCAAGAAAATCGGGAAGTCTATAACTTTCTGGCGTCCGCCGCGAAAAAGTATGGCATTGGTTTTTGGAAACCTGGCGCAGGCATTATTCATCAAGTGGTTCTGGAAAATTATGCATTCCCTGGTGGGCTCATAATCGGAACAGACTCTCATACACCCAATGGCGGTGGGTTAGGTATGTTGGCCATTGGCGTCGGTGGAGCCGACGCTGGCGAAGTGATGGCCGGACTTCCCTGGGAAGTGCTGCATCCCAAACTGATCGGTGTAAAACTTACGGGTAAACTCAGTGGTTGGGCATCTCCCAAGGATGTGATTTTGTATATCTGCGGAAAACTCACGGTAAAAGGTGGCACAAACAAAATCGTCGAATACTTCGGTCCAGGCGCTGAAACGATTAGCGCCACCGGCAAAGGCACGATTACCAATATGGGCGCGGAGTTGGGCGCGACCACGTCGGTCTTCCCCTTTGATCAAAAAATGGTGGACTATCTCAAGATTACCGAGCGTGAGGATATTGCGAAGTTGGCTCAGGCCAATAAAGAATTGTTAGTGGCTGATCCTGAAGTCTATGCAAATCCCGAAAAGTATTTCGACGAAATCGTGGAAATTGACCTGTCGGCGTTGGAGCCGCATGTGGTCGGTCCGCATTCTCCGGATTTAGCGCGACCCATTTCCAAATTAGCCGCCGAAGCGAAGGAAAAAGGCTATCCCGTTGAGCTAAAAGCCACGCTTCTCGGAAGCTGTACGAATTCTTCCTATGAAGATATTGGCCGGGCCGCCCATATTGCTCAGCAAGGTTTGAAAGCGGGCTTGAAAGCCAAAACTGCATTTTTAATTTCACCAGGTTCCGAACGTATTTTCCATACTATGAAACGCGATGGTTTCATGAAGACGTTTGAAGATTTAGGTGCTACGGTGTTGGCGAATGCTTGTGGCCCATGTATCGGTCAATGGAAGCGCGCGGATGGAGTCAAGGGGAAAGCCGATTCCATTGTCAGCACGTTTAACCGGAATTTTCCTGGTCGGAATGACGGGATTGCTGAAACCTTGTCATTTTTGGCGAGTCCGGAATTAGTGGCTGCTTATGCGCTGACTGGGAATTTAGGATTCGATCCCATTCACGACACCATCAAAACTGCGGATGGCAAGGACATTAAGCTCGATCCTCCTCAGGGGGAAGAATTGCCAGCCAAAGGGTTTGCCAAAGGCGAGGAAGGCTTTGTCGCTCCAGCGGAAAATGGCGAGGGTCTGGAAGTGGATCTGCCTCCTACCAGTGAACGGCTTCAATTGCTGCAACCATTTCCAAAGTGGGATGGCAAAGACTTTGTGAAACTTCCATTGTTGATTAAAACCAAAGGGAAGACGACGACTGATCACATTTCTCCTGCCGGGCCTTGGCTCAAGTTCCGTGGGCACTTGGATAAAATTAGCGACAACATGTTCCTTGGCGCCAACAATGCTTTTGCGAGCGAGGCTGGCAAAGCCAACAATGTGTTAACTGGGGAATCAGGACTGACGCCGGCGCAAGTTGCCCGTGATTATAAATCGAAGGGCATTGGGTCGTTCGTCGTTGGTGATGAAAATTATGGCGAAGGCAGCAGCCGTGAACATGCCGCGATGTCGCCACGGTTCCTTGGTGTCCTTGCCGTGTTGGTGAAGAGTTTTGCGCGTATTCATGAAACCAATTTGAAGAAGCAAGGCATTCTTCCCATGACGTTCGCCAATCCTTCGGACTATGATCAGATTGAGCAAGAAGATCGGATCAGTGTCACAGGTCTGGCCTCTCTGGCTCCTGGAAAACCCGTGTCCGTGGTGATTCATAAGAAGGATGGCAAGGAAATTACCATACAAGCCAATCACAGCATGACCGAGCCCCAAATAACCTGGTTTAAAGCGGGTTCGGCTTTAAATGCCTTGAATTAA
- a CDS encoding citrate/2-methylcitrate synthase, with amino-acid sequence MSILATKDTHVVIQGGVAGVNAAKRMAEFRYMIKQPLNVSAFVYPPDAGKFNEVICGNQIVMIPIYKTIAEATANHPEINTSLVYVGADRAYASAKEALDDSHIKTVSMITEGLPEKDAKLLGKHARGLKKTFNGPSSIGVMSAGECRLGVIGGAFDNLVACKLYRPGSFGVITKSGGLSNEIIWICSQFADGITTAIGIGGDAYPGTDYVSYLEMFENDPQTKAVVIVGEMGGDLEERAAEWYGAKKRRIKLLAVVSGFCQESLPKGMKFGHAGAKEGLKGEGSARAKSEALKKSGATVPDTFGALGPAIKATYEELLKLGQVKAIPELTETEKPALPRSVEQGMADGDILVTPLIKSTISDDRGDEPYYQGYPASELINKGYDITHVIGLLWDGRLVSKQEAEIMRRIIILSADHGPCVSGALTTIIGACAGIGMSQAVAAGLIMIGPRFGGAVTDAGRYFKYAIDNKMAVNEFLGYMKQNVGPVPGIGHRVKSLRNPDKRVKELVGYVKSLGIPTPHLDFALEVEKITAAKKDNLILNVDGTMAAVLVDIGFPVDSLNGFFVLSRTIGLIGHWTDQKRQGSRLIRLFNYLVNYAAPSRREVPPLK; translated from the coding sequence ATGAGTATTTTGGCAACGAAAGATACCCACGTAGTAATTCAGGGCGGTGTGGCCGGCGTGAACGCGGCTAAACGGATGGCCGAGTTCCGATATATGATCAAACAGCCATTGAATGTATCCGCCTTTGTCTATCCGCCTGATGCCGGTAAATTCAATGAAGTGATTTGCGGGAATCAAATAGTGATGATTCCTATTTACAAAACCATTGCGGAAGCCACGGCGAATCACCCGGAGATCAATACCAGCTTAGTGTATGTCGGCGCCGATCGTGCCTATGCTAGCGCCAAAGAAGCTTTGGATGATTCCCACATCAAAACAGTGTCTATGATTACTGAGGGCCTTCCTGAAAAAGACGCCAAGCTTTTGGGAAAACATGCTCGGGGTTTAAAAAAGACGTTTAACGGGCCTTCCTCAATTGGCGTGATGTCTGCTGGCGAATGCCGTCTGGGCGTTATCGGCGGAGCGTTTGATAATTTAGTAGCTTGCAAACTATATCGCCCAGGTTCATTCGGGGTCATCACGAAGTCGGGTGGCCTGTCTAACGAAATTATTTGGATTTGTTCGCAGTTCGCTGATGGGATTACTACGGCCATTGGCATCGGGGGGGATGCGTATCCGGGCACGGATTATGTCAGCTATTTGGAAATGTTTGAAAACGATCCCCAAACCAAAGCCGTTGTGATCGTTGGAGAAATGGGTGGAGATTTGGAAGAACGTGCAGCTGAATGGTATGGCGCGAAGAAACGCCGGATTAAATTGCTCGCAGTGGTTTCCGGTTTCTGCCAGGAAAGCCTACCGAAAGGGATGAAGTTTGGCCATGCGGGAGCCAAGGAAGGACTGAAAGGTGAAGGGTCAGCCCGAGCGAAATCCGAAGCCTTGAAGAAATCTGGAGCGACAGTGCCTGATACTTTTGGCGCGTTGGGACCTGCGATTAAAGCCACTTATGAAGAGCTGTTGAAATTGGGACAGGTTAAAGCCATTCCTGAGTTGACGGAAACCGAGAAGCCTGCGTTGCCTCGGAGTGTGGAGCAAGGCATGGCCGATGGCGATATTCTCGTTACTCCACTTATTAAATCGACCATCAGTGATGATCGGGGGGATGAGCCTTATTATCAAGGGTATCCCGCTTCTGAGCTTATTAATAAAGGGTATGACATTACGCATGTGATTGGCTTGCTCTGGGATGGCCGATTGGTGTCCAAGCAAGAAGCCGAAATTATGCGGCGGATCATTATTCTTTCCGCGGACCATGGCCCTTGTGTCAGTGGTGCGTTAACGACCATCATTGGAGCTTGTGCGGGGATTGGAATGTCTCAGGCAGTCGCGGCTGGGCTGATCATGATTGGCCCACGCTTTGGTGGAGCCGTTACGGATGCCGGACGCTACTTCAAATACGCCATCGATAACAAGATGGCCGTTAATGAATTCTTGGGTTACATGAAGCAAAATGTCGGACCAGTTCCGGGAATTGGCCATAGGGTGAAAAGCCTTCGAAACCCGGACAAGCGGGTCAAAGAACTTGTCGGGTACGTGAAAAGTTTAGGTATTCCCACACCGCATCTAGATTTTGCGCTAGAGGTGGAAAAAATTACGGCAGCCAAAAAAGATAACCTAATCCTAAACGTCGACGGTACCATGGCGGCAGTCTTAGTCGATATTGGCTTCCCGGTGGATAGTCTCAACGGGTTCTTTGTTCTGTCCAGAACCATTGGACTGATCGGCCATTGGACGGATCAAAAGCGGCAAGGCAGCCGATTGATTCGATTGTTTAATTATTTAGTGAATTATGCAGCCCCTAGTCGTCGGGAAGTGCCACCACTGAAATAG
- a CDS encoding ATP citrate lyase citrate-binding domain-containing protein, translating into MAKVLEGPGMGLLKKWGLQTPNYVVVSSSEEFDQLAQTNDWLQKSKLVAKAHEALGSRFKLGLVKVGLDLKGTKAAVKEMLGKKVESVTIREVIVSEAIDHTDEYYAAAKSVREGVEIMVANCGGIEVESNWEKVKRILVDIGEEPTDAALSGLVKDAGFSGDTAKKVAEFLKKLFICFDNEDAQYLEINPVVQNSAGDLVALDAVTLLDGDAKFRHKDWTFPFAAEFGRAYTKNEEEVMAVDAKVKGSVKLIEIPGGNIAMLPAGGGASVYYSDAVVARGGKLANYAEYSGDPPDWAVEVLTEKVCSLPGITNIIVGGAIANFTDVKKTFGGIINAFRKAKAEGKMDNVRIWVRRGGPNEKQGLAAMKELQKEGFKIEVFDRTLPLTDIVDMALSK; encoded by the coding sequence ATGGCTAAGGTACTTGAAGGCCCGGGAATGGGCTTGTTGAAGAAGTGGGGGCTGCAAACCCCGAATTACGTGGTCGTGAGTTCGTCAGAGGAATTTGACCAACTTGCACAAACCAATGACTGGCTACAAAAGAGTAAATTGGTTGCCAAGGCCCATGAGGCGTTGGGGTCTCGATTTAAATTGGGCCTGGTCAAAGTTGGGTTGGATCTCAAGGGCACCAAAGCGGCAGTCAAGGAGATGTTAGGCAAAAAGGTGGAATCAGTGACCATCCGTGAAGTGATTGTTTCGGAAGCCATTGATCACACCGACGAATATTATGCCGCTGCCAAATCGGTGCGCGAAGGTGTCGAGATCATGGTGGCGAATTGTGGCGGGATCGAAGTTGAATCCAATTGGGAGAAGGTGAAACGGATTTTAGTGGATATTGGCGAAGAGCCGACCGATGCGGCGCTTTCTGGTCTGGTAAAAGATGCTGGATTTTCTGGTGACACGGCCAAAAAGGTGGCGGAATTCCTCAAAAAGCTGTTCATCTGTTTTGATAACGAAGATGCGCAATATTTAGAAATTAATCCGGTGGTGCAAAATTCCGCCGGTGATTTGGTTGCTCTCGATGCGGTCACCCTCCTCGATGGCGATGCCAAATTCCGTCACAAGGATTGGACGTTTCCTTTTGCTGCGGAATTTGGTCGTGCCTATACCAAGAATGAAGAAGAAGTCATGGCGGTCGATGCCAAGGTCAAAGGGTCGGTCAAGCTCATCGAGATTCCCGGAGGCAATATTGCCATGCTGCCCGCTGGTGGAGGCGCGAGCGTGTATTACTCCGATGCCGTCGTGGCCCGCGGAGGAAAATTGGCTAATTATGCCGAATACTCTGGTGATCCTCCGGATTGGGCGGTGGAAGTGTTAACGGAGAAGGTTTGTTCGCTGCCAGGTATTACTAACATTATTGTTGGTGGCGCCATTGCGAATTTTACTGACGTCAAAAAGACCTTTGGTGGAATCATCAATGCGTTTCGAAAGGCTAAGGCCGAAGGCAAGATGGACAATGTTCGCATTTGGGTGCGTCGAGGCGGCCCGAATGAAAAGCAAGGATTGGCTGCAATGAAAGAGCTGCAAAAAGAAGGCTTCAAAATTGAAGTCTTCGATCGCACACTGCCGTTGACTGATATTGTGGATATGGCTTTGTCTAAATAA
- a CDS encoding pilus assembly PilX family protein, producing MKLRVEIGRVGKSITPQMIVTKQCQGFALVSALLLVVVVGIVAVTVLQTTSTEIKISGNQRQAVQDFYAAEAGLAEAKARLRNRPGTEQFFIADLGQNANPIWSAYIVTSTSWTPNDDQSFSSQLLNYFPQPGNPTSSAIQPNSMQSLLPYWIKVRHKTEYDAEQTGHKAETPHYLDLDGTNKKHQVANVGNVIFYGYSNKDSIIPQPLTIQGPTPWLPVKMVTVHGGNGASGVLLEAELFHPPGPNHLGAVYAAGAVTFAGQGGAIYGHDACGGAPSLPPVYSGSLVTSGEAMQFDGGPTTPYQGGVELDLSQALTGLKSGAISVQSGLSNQESGSSPDSATYFIQGTNQSPTVIRNFQGRGMLLVNGSAILEGEVSWEGMIIVNGELIIQGDGAAITLQGGLWVSALKQMGGQLSVQYNSCFIKSALLSQPVKVRTWKEVSSGF from the coding sequence ATGAAATTACGGGTGGAAATTGGACGTGTAGGAAAATCAATTACTCCTCAAATGATTGTAACCAAACAATGCCAAGGTTTCGCCTTAGTCTCTGCGCTATTATTAGTGGTTGTGGTGGGAATTGTGGCGGTCACTGTGCTCCAAACGACTTCGACGGAAATCAAGATTAGTGGAAACCAGCGACAGGCAGTACAAGATTTTTATGCTGCTGAGGCAGGGTTGGCAGAAGCGAAAGCGCGGTTGAGAAACCGACCAGGAACTGAACAATTTTTTATTGCTGATCTCGGGCAAAATGCCAACCCCATATGGTCTGCGTATATTGTGACCTCAACCTCGTGGACCCCCAACGATGACCAGAGTTTTTCATCTCAGTTGTTAAATTACTTTCCTCAACCCGGAAATCCTACAAGTAGCGCGATTCAGCCGAACAGTATGCAATCGCTGCTTCCCTACTGGATTAAGGTTCGACACAAAACTGAATATGATGCCGAGCAGACGGGGCATAAGGCGGAAACTCCCCACTACCTTGATTTGGACGGCACGAATAAAAAGCATCAGGTGGCAAATGTCGGAAACGTGATTTTTTACGGTTATTCGAATAAGGATTCGATCATTCCCCAACCGTTAACCATTCAAGGCCCCACCCCCTGGTTACCTGTGAAAATGGTCACGGTTCATGGAGGGAACGGTGCAAGTGGAGTACTTCTTGAGGCTGAGTTGTTTCACCCTCCTGGGCCCAATCATCTCGGGGCTGTATATGCAGCGGGGGCTGTGACTTTTGCTGGACAGGGTGGGGCAATTTATGGTCATGATGCTTGTGGAGGGGCTCCTAGCCTTCCTCCGGTGTATTCAGGCAGTCTGGTGACTTCAGGTGAGGCGATGCAATTTGATGGGGGTCCGACGACCCCTTACCAAGGGGGAGTAGAGCTAGATTTGTCCCAAGCCCTGACGGGACTCAAGTCAGGTGCTATCTCTGTTCAGTCAGGTCTCTCGAATCAAGAATCAGGATCTTCGCCTGATTCCGCAACCTATTTTATTCAAGGGACAAATCAGAGTCCGACTGTGATACGCAACTTCCAGGGGCGAGGCATGTTATTGGTGAATGGGTCGGCAATATTGGAGGGGGAAGTCTCTTGGGAGGGCATGATCATTGTCAACGGCGAACTCATTATCCAGGGGGATGGGGCCGCGATTACCCTACAGGGTGGGCTATGGGTGAGTGCCCTCAAACAAATGGGAGGCCAGCTTAGCGTCCAATATAATAGTTGCTTCATAAAATCCGCATTACTCTCGCAACCCGTGAAAGTGCGGACGTGGAAAGAAGTTTCTTCAGGATTTTGA
- a CDS encoding prepilin-type N-terminal cleavage/methylation domain-containing protein, which yields MAHSSTKIFDQRGVTLTELMVALVMGLATVAAVYSIHLIQVKQRVVQEDVMGMQQNARAAMDLMTREVRMAGYDPMGVNRDKNSSNDFLGVDYHPKELHIRSDLNGNGVLTDSNESIVFLHDASTMTLKRKVGRGGRQPVAGHIQSLVIRYFDGQGNVTGDATQIRMVELMLTAQTEHPDANYPKNDGHRTFTLRSRVVPRNLP from the coding sequence ATGGCCCATTCCTCGACAAAAATCTTTGATCAGCGGGGAGTGACATTAACCGAACTTATGGTGGCCCTGGTGATGGGTTTAGCCACGGTGGCAGCGGTATATAGTATTCACCTTATTCAGGTGAAACAACGAGTCGTGCAAGAAGATGTAATGGGGATGCAACAAAATGCCCGTGCCGCTATGGATCTGATGACGCGTGAAGTTCGAATGGCTGGCTACGATCCCATGGGAGTAAATCGAGATAAAAACAGCTCAAATGATTTTCTTGGAGTCGACTATCATCCAAAGGAGCTGCACATCAGGTCGGACCTTAATGGAAATGGGGTCCTCACCGATTCCAATGAATCCATCGTGTTTCTTCATGACGCCTCCACGATGACTCTGAAACGAAAAGTAGGAAGGGGTGGGCGACAACCTGTGGCGGGGCACATTCAATCTTTAGTCATTCGATATTTTGATGGACAAGGGAACGTGACTGGAGATGCTACGCAGATTCGAATGGTTGAACTCATGCTTACCGCGCAAACCGAACATCCTGATGCCAATTATCCAAAAAACGATGGCCATCGAACTTTTACCCTACGCTCTCGAGTGGTCCCCAGGAACTTGCCATGA
- a CDS encoding GspH/FimT family pseudopilin: MMVDVPRSPFTRQQGFTLTELLIVLGILSVVALIGGSWLSTQIPHYHLNGAVRQVRADLLAARMQAVSQGNEFRVLFSEAHQYDILDDDNNNGKADVGEFLESRSIQDDYPGVTIRSNRNPIFHPRGTASSLGTVTIANQAGEMLVTVSITGQVKVKPPQ, translated from the coding sequence ATGATGGTCGATGTCCCTCGCTCTCCTTTTACTCGTCAGCAGGGATTTACCTTGACCGAGTTGCTGATAGTGCTCGGCATATTGTCCGTGGTAGCCCTCATCGGTGGATCTTGGCTGTCAACGCAGATTCCTCATTATCATCTCAATGGTGCAGTTCGACAGGTTCGGGCGGATCTATTGGCGGCGAGAATGCAGGCCGTGAGTCAGGGCAATGAATTTAGAGTCCTTTTCTCGGAGGCGCATCAGTATGACATCTTGGATGATGATAATAATAACGGGAAGGCCGATGTAGGAGAGTTTCTTGAAAGTCGATCGATTCAAGATGACTATCCTGGGGTCACGATTCGTTCTAACCGCAACCCCATATTTCATCCGAGAGGAACGGCCTCGAGTTTGGGAACGGTGACGATCGCCAATCAGGCTGGAGAGATGTTGGTCACTGTGAGCATAACCGGCCAGGTCAAGGTCAAACCTCCTCAATAA
- a CDS encoding A24 family peptidase, whose product MTDPWWLYLWVFPIGLVVGSFLNVCVVRLPEGQSVVSPRSRCPHCQQPIAWFDNIPLISYICLGRRCRNCQGSISLRYPIMELMNGLGYVGIVATFGWTWVAAVYAIFFSALLVVAWIDLDHLIIPDVISLPGIVLGLLAAATILPIGFLNAVVGVVLGGGILWGLAILSPYMFGKEGLGGGDIKLLAMIGAFLGWQSALLTLMLASVMGAVVGIGLLVCKVMERGHYIPFGPFLVFGALASLFFKADLVQWYIRTMW is encoded by the coding sequence ATGACAGACCCTTGGTGGCTCTATCTATGGGTGTTTCCGATCGGATTGGTCGTAGGGAGTTTCCTGAATGTCTGTGTAGTTCGATTGCCCGAGGGCCAGTCGGTGGTCTCACCTCGTTCGCGGTGTCCTCATTGTCAACAACCCATCGCCTGGTTCGACAATATTCCCCTCATTAGTTACATTTGTCTTGGGCGTCGTTGTCGGAATTGCCAGGGCTCCATTTCGTTACGATATCCGATTATGGAGCTGATGAATGGCCTAGGCTATGTTGGGATCGTGGCGACGTTTGGTTGGACTTGGGTAGCTGCCGTGTATGCCATATTTTTTTCGGCCCTCCTCGTTGTCGCCTGGATTGATCTGGATCATCTGATCATCCCTGATGTGATCTCCTTGCCAGGGATTGTCCTGGGCCTGTTGGCGGCGGCCACCATCCTGCCCATTGGGTTCCTCAATGCAGTTGTAGGCGTGGTGTTGGGTGGGGGAATTCTTTGGGGGCTCGCCATTCTCAGCCCCTATATGTTCGGTAAGGAAGGTTTGGGGGGGGGAGATATTAAACTCCTCGCCATGATTGGGGCTTTTTTAGGGTGGCAATCAGCGCTACTAACGTTGATGCTGGCTTCGGTGATGGGGGCTGTGGTGGGAATTGGGCTCCTGGTCTGTAAAGTGATGGAGCGAGGACATTACATCCCATTTGGGCCGTTTCTAGTGTTCGGTGCCTTGGCGTCGCTCTTTTTCAAGGCAGATCTAGTGCAATGGTATATTCGAACCATGTGGTAG
- a CDS encoding LuxR C-terminal-related transcriptional regulator encodes MTTQLRAKKREMIPLKRKRPEALTEREQEILQLIWSGLKNKEIAQRLKISVKTVEAHRANMMKKVRVSNAAQLLNAAIQEGLIQIR; translated from the coding sequence ATGACCACGCAACTCAGAGCCAAAAAAAGAGAAATGATTCCCTTGAAACGAAAACGTCCTGAAGCCTTAACCGAGCGCGAGCAAGAAATTCTTCAGCTGATTTGGTCAGGACTGAAGAACAAAGAAATCGCGCAAAGACTTAAAATCAGTGTCAAAACCGTGGAGGCCCATCGGGCCAATATGATGAAAAAGGTCCGCGTGTCTAACGCAGCCCAACTCCTTAATGCCGCAATTCAAGAGGGCCTCATCCAGATTCGTTAA
- the rlmB gene encoding 23S rRNA (guanosine(2251)-2'-O)-methyltransferase RlmB produces the protein MRKKTFKQQIKSEKTWPPKALSSKTVPTVPRDGSDNFGERICGIHAVTEALRAGARSFVKIALTHRDRQFYKIIQMAKAQGVPLVVEPRHHLDRLVLRGEHHQGVVGFVAAKSYTTEDEILERALCQQEAPLFLALDGVEDPQNLGAIIRTAEAAGVNGIFIPDRRSVGLTSTVARTSAGALEYMAVARCSNIGKLIERFEAQDISSIALHPDAKQSYHEMDMNGPIILVFGGEGKGVRPGVLQKCAGQAKIPMRGKVDSLNVSASVAVVVYEVVRQRMAAKVGLNESG, from the coding sequence GTGAGGAAAAAAACTTTCAAACAGCAGATCAAATCCGAAAAGACCTGGCCTCCAAAGGCATTATCCTCGAAGACCGTCCCGACGGTTCCACGAGATGGAAGCGATAATTTCGGCGAACGAATCTGTGGTATCCATGCGGTAACCGAAGCCCTTCGGGCAGGGGCTCGAAGTTTCGTGAAGATCGCATTGACTCACCGGGATCGCCAATTTTACAAGATCATTCAAATGGCAAAAGCCCAAGGGGTTCCCCTTGTGGTGGAGCCGCGTCATCACCTGGATCGATTGGTCCTTCGGGGAGAGCATCATCAAGGCGTCGTCGGGTTTGTGGCGGCCAAATCGTATACTACCGAAGACGAAATTCTAGAAAGGGCCCTTTGTCAACAGGAGGCTCCCTTATTCTTGGCCTTGGATGGAGTTGAAGACCCGCAAAATCTTGGGGCCATTATCAGAACGGCGGAAGCGGCCGGTGTCAATGGAATATTCATTCCCGACCGGCGTTCAGTTGGGCTCACCTCAACCGTCGCTCGTACATCCGCTGGGGCTTTGGAGTATATGGCTGTAGCGCGGTGCTCCAATATCGGAAAACTGATCGAACGATTTGAGGCGCAAGATATTTCGTCGATTGCATTGCATCCAGATGCGAAACAATCGTACCATGAAATGGATATGAATGGCCCTATTATTCTAGTGTTTGGTGGGGAAGGGAAAGGGGTTCGGCCAGGAGTCCTCCAGAAATGTGCTGGGCAAGCTAAAATTCCAATGCGGGGGAAAGTGGATTCGCTCAATGTTTCGGCGAGTGTGGCCGTGGTGGTGTATGAGGTTGTCAGGCAGAGAATGGCGGCGAAAGTCGGCCTTAACGAATCTGGATGA